A single genomic interval of Prionailurus viverrinus isolate Anna chromosome A2, UM_Priviv_1.0, whole genome shotgun sequence harbors:
- the SYPL1 gene encoding synaptophysin-like protein 1 isoform X3, whose amino-acid sequence MASNIYLFRQRISRLGQRMSSFQLNLNPLKEPLGFIKVLEWDFVVTLVATFLWLVSTSAWAKALTDIKIATGPSIVKELQPCNHQVTCYFGSVTSMGSLNVSVIFGFLNMILWGGNAWFVYKETSLHSPSNTSASHSQGGIPPPSGI is encoded by the exons ATGGCGTCCAACATATACTTGTTTCGCCAGCGGATCAGCCGGCTCGGCCAG agGATGTCCTCCTTCCAGCTCAACCTCAACCCGCTCAAGGAGCCGCTCGGCTTCATCAAGGTCCTCGAGTGG gaCTTCGTTGTTACTCTTGTTGCCACTTTTCTGTGGTTGGTGAGCACTTCAGCCTGGGCTAAAGCTCTCACAGATATTAAAATAGCTACCGGTCCCAGTATTGTCAAGGAACTTCAGCCTTGTAACCATCAAGTGACGTGTTATTTCGGCTCTGTGACTAGTATGGGATCCCTAAATGTGTCTGTG atCTTTGGCTTTCTGAATATGATACTTTGGGGAGGAAATGCGTGGTTTGTGTACAAGGAGACCAGTTTACACAGTCCATCAAATACTTCTGCTTCCCACAGCCAAGGAGGTATTCCACCTCCTTCTGGAAtataa
- the SYPL1 gene encoding synaptophysin-like protein 1 isoform X2, whose protein sequence is MSSFQLNLNPLKEPLGFIKVLEWIASIFAFATCGGFKGKTEIQLTCHKGNENKTITAAFAYPFRLNEASFDAIPNANVCDINWKNYVLVGDYSSSAQFYVTFAVFVFLYCLAALLLYVGYTNLYRDSRKLPMIDFVVTLVATFLWLVSTSAWAKALTDIKIATGPSIVKELQPCNHQVTCYFGSVTSMGSLNVSVIFGFLNMILWGGNAWFVYKETSLHSPSNTSASHSQGGIPPPSGI, encoded by the exons ATGTCCTCCTTCCAGCTCAACCTCAACCCGCTCAAGGAGCCGCTCGGCTTCATCAAGGTCCTCGAGTGG ATTGCTTCTATCTTTGCTTTTGCCACCTGTGGAGGTTTTAAGGGCAAAACAGAAATTCAACTGACTTGTCATAaaggtaatgaaaataaaacGATTACAGCTGCTTTTGCCTATCCATTCAG gttgAATGAAGCATCATTTGATGCAATTCCAAATGCAAACGTGTGTGATATAAATTGGAAAAATTATGTCCTTGTTGGAGATTACTCTTCTTCTGCACAATTCTACGTTACATTTGCAGTCTTTGTCTTCCTGTACTGCTTAGCTGCCCTTCTGCTCTATGTTGGTTATACGAACCTATATCGGGATAGTCGAAAACTTCCCATGATT gaCTTCGTTGTTACTCTTGTTGCCACTTTTCTGTGGTTGGTGAGCACTTCAGCCTGGGCTAAAGCTCTCACAGATATTAAAATAGCTACCGGTCCCAGTATTGTCAAGGAACTTCAGCCTTGTAACCATCAAGTGACGTGTTATTTCGGCTCTGTGACTAGTATGGGATCCCTAAATGTGTCTGTG atCTTTGGCTTTCTGAATATGATACTTTGGGGAGGAAATGCGTGGTTTGTGTACAAGGAGACCAGTTTACACAGTCCATCAAATACTTCTGCTTCCCACAGCCAAGGAGGTATTCCACCTCCTTCTGGAAtataa
- the SYPL1 gene encoding synaptophysin-like protein 1 isoform X1 → MASNIYLFRQRISRLGQRMSSFQLNLNPLKEPLGFIKVLEWIASIFAFATCGGFKGKTEIQLTCHKGNENKTITAAFAYPFRLNEASFDAIPNANVCDINWKNYVLVGDYSSSAQFYVTFAVFVFLYCLAALLLYVGYTNLYRDSRKLPMIDFVVTLVATFLWLVSTSAWAKALTDIKIATGPSIVKELQPCNHQVTCYFGSVTSMGSLNVSVIFGFLNMILWGGNAWFVYKETSLHSPSNTSASHSQGGIPPPSGI, encoded by the exons ATGGCGTCCAACATATACTTGTTTCGCCAGCGGATCAGCCGGCTCGGCCAG agGATGTCCTCCTTCCAGCTCAACCTCAACCCGCTCAAGGAGCCGCTCGGCTTCATCAAGGTCCTCGAGTGG ATTGCTTCTATCTTTGCTTTTGCCACCTGTGGAGGTTTTAAGGGCAAAACAGAAATTCAACTGACTTGTCATAaaggtaatgaaaataaaacGATTACAGCTGCTTTTGCCTATCCATTCAG gttgAATGAAGCATCATTTGATGCAATTCCAAATGCAAACGTGTGTGATATAAATTGGAAAAATTATGTCCTTGTTGGAGATTACTCTTCTTCTGCACAATTCTACGTTACATTTGCAGTCTTTGTCTTCCTGTACTGCTTAGCTGCCCTTCTGCTCTATGTTGGTTATACGAACCTATATCGGGATAGTCGAAAACTTCCCATGATT gaCTTCGTTGTTACTCTTGTTGCCACTTTTCTGTGGTTGGTGAGCACTTCAGCCTGGGCTAAAGCTCTCACAGATATTAAAATAGCTACCGGTCCCAGTATTGTCAAGGAACTTCAGCCTTGTAACCATCAAGTGACGTGTTATTTCGGCTCTGTGACTAGTATGGGATCCCTAAATGTGTCTGTG atCTTTGGCTTTCTGAATATGATACTTTGGGGAGGAAATGCGTGGTTTGTGTACAAGGAGACCAGTTTACACAGTCCATCAAATACTTCTGCTTCCCACAGCCAAGGAGGTATTCCACCTCCTTCTGGAAtataa